One genomic region from Reichenbachiella ulvae encodes:
- a CDS encoding class I SAM-dependent methyltransferase, whose amino-acid sequence MSTFTTEIASDKIVSDNPIHQRLLKAYIEAKPFVKGKVLEPGCGEGRGIEVLSPLADEYVALDKITEVIDALKLKYEGIDFRQAVFPPFSDLEDDSFDTVISFQVIEHIKEDHLFLKEIHRVLKPGGRAIITTPNIKMSLSRNPWHVREYTGAELKKLAATIFSGVEMKGIAGNEKVMEYHEENRKSVNRIMRFDIFDLQYRLPAPVLRFPYEILNRFNRNKLQDQDAGLVSQIHHSDFYLADASDENLDLFCILTK is encoded by the coding sequence CAAAATTGTCTCTGACAATCCTATCCATCAGCGTTTACTCAAGGCATATATCGAGGCAAAACCATTTGTCAAAGGCAAAGTTTTAGAGCCTGGTTGTGGAGAAGGCAGAGGGATTGAGGTTTTGTCTCCTTTGGCCGATGAGTATGTGGCATTGGATAAAATCACAGAAGTGATCGATGCGCTAAAATTGAAATATGAGGGCATTGATTTCCGTCAGGCTGTTTTTCCTCCATTCAGTGATTTGGAGGATGATTCCTTCGATACTGTTATTAGTTTTCAGGTAATCGAACACATTAAGGAAGATCATCTTTTTTTGAAGGAGATACATCGTGTTTTGAAACCTGGCGGCAGAGCGATCATCACTACGCCTAATATCAAGATGTCCTTGTCTAGAAATCCATGGCATGTAAGAGAATATACAGGCGCCGAGTTGAAAAAACTAGCGGCTACTATTTTCAGTGGTGTCGAAATGAAAGGTATAGCCGGAAACGAGAAAGTGATGGAATACCATGAAGAAAATAGAAAATCTGTAAACCGAATTATGCGATTTGATATTTTCGATCTTCAATACAGATTACCAGCACCAGTTTTGAGATTTCCGTACGAAATTCTGAACCGTTTTAATCGAAACAAATTACAGGATCAAGACGCAGGTCTGGTTTCTCAAATCCATCATAGTGATTTCTATCTAGCAGATGCATCAGATGAAAATCTTGATTTATTCTGTATCTTAACTAAGTGA